From the genome of Caloenas nicobarica isolate bCalNic1 chromosome 14, bCalNic1.hap1, whole genome shotgun sequence, one region includes:
- the MMD2 gene encoding monocyte to macrophage differentiation factor 2 encodes MFVSRVLDFQKTRYARFMNHRVPSNCRYQPTEYEHAANCATHAFWILPSILGSSILYILSDDRWETISAWIYGFGLSSLFIVSTVFHTISWKKRHLRTVEHCLHMFDRMVIYFFIAASYAPWLNLRELGPWASHMRWIIWIMASIGTIYVFFFHERYKLVELVCYIIMGFFPALVILSMPNRDGLPELVAGGFFYCLGMVFFKSDGRIPFAHAIWHLFVAIGAGIHYYAIWRYLYRPSTLEAKTSR; translated from the exons GTTCATGAATCACCGCGTCCCGTCCAACTGCAGGTACCAGCCGACGGAGTACGAGCACGCGGCGAATTGTGCCACCCATGCG TTCTGGATCCTGCCCAGCATCCTCGGCAGCTCCATTCTCTACATCCTCTCTGATGACCGGTGGGAGACTATCTCAGCCTGGATCTATGGCTTTGGCTTGTCCAGCCTCTTCATTGTCTCCACCGTCTTCCACACCATCTCCTGGAAGAAGAGGCATCTCAG GACTGTGGAGCACTGCTTGCACATGTTCGATAGGATGGTGATCTACTTCTTCATTGCGGCATCGTATGCCCCCTG GCTGAACCTGCGGGAGTTGGGTCCCTGGGCCTCCCACATGCGCTGGATCATCTGGATCATGGCGTCTATTGGGACCATCTACGTTTTCTTCTTCCATGAGCG GTACAAGCTGGTGGAGCTAGTGTGCTACATTATCATGGGCTTCTTCCCCGCCTTGGTCATCCTCTCCATG CCCAACAGGGATggtctcccagagctggtgGCCGGTGGATTCTTCTACTGCCTGGGCATGGTCTTCTTCAAAAGCGATGGCCGCATCCCCTTTGCTCACGCCATCTGGCACCTCTTTGTGGCCATCGGAGCTGGCATCCACTACTACGCCATCTGGAGGTACCTCTACCGGCCCAGCACGCTGGAGGCTAAAACATCCCGGTAG